Within Nitrospira sp. MA-1, the genomic segment CGCCAGGTGGTTCCTGTTCCCGGAGCCTGGGCGCTTTCTGCTGTTGAAGGATGGCGTGGTGAAATTGTGTGTTTCCTCATGGCGGGGGAACACGAAGGGATTCATCGTTGTAAGGTCCGTGATCCTTCCTTTGTCAATTGGCCGGCGATTCAATTGGCAGTGATTGGGAATATTATTCCAGACTTTCCTCTCATTAATAAAAGCTTCAGTCTGTCTTATGCGGGGAATGATTTGTAATACATTGCAAGAGGTGCAGTGTGGAGGGTAGGGGAATGGGTGGGAAGCAGGGAAACCAACCACCGTGATGACATGGAAGAACGACGGGGGAGCCCTATTTTCCACTGGACGGCTTAGGGATTTGACCCGCAAAAATGAGGAGAGACCATGTTTGAAATTCTCAAAAAAAGTTTCAAAACAGGAATAGTGACCGACCAATATCCTCCTGCTCCTGCCGGACAGAAAATCTCTGTTGCGCCAACAGCTCAAAAGAAGGCTGAACTGTTTCGAAAGTCGCTCACCATTCGTGAAGTGGATACCGGTTCGTGTAATGCCTGTGAGATGGAAATGAATGCCTTAGCCAATCCTGTCTATGATATCGAACGCCTTGGAATTCATATTGCCGCGTCTCCTCGTCACGCGGATGCCTTGGTGGTGACTGGTCCGGTTACGGTGAACATGGAAGGTCCGCTGAAGGATGTGTACAAAACCACGCCCAATCCAAAATTAGTCATCGCCTTAGGTGATTGTGCAATCAATTGTGGAATCTTCAAAGGAAGCTATGCAGTGACTGGTCCGGTGGATCAACATATTCCGGTTGATGTTCGCATCCCCGGATGTCCTCCCCGCCCGGCCGAAATTATTGAGGCTCTGACGGAGCTTCGGAAAGGCGAAACGACCTTTACCAGGTGGTTTAGAAAATTCTCGGGAGAACCATGAAGAAGTTGTGACATTTACGGTTAACCTGTTCACAAGGATTTTTCTGTGGCCAGAAAAAACAATTTTAAATAGGGCGGTAGTGGCCGGCTGCCGGATTTTAAGGGGTCTCTAACTTTTGGGGGAATATCATGCGCGTATTATTACCCGTACTTGCCATATTTTTGATTCTCGGTGTCGGTCCGTCCTGGGCCTATCAAGAGATCCACGTCTCCAATGGAGGTGCGATTTCCGGAACCGTGACCATTGAAGGAGGGAAACCGCGGCCGATGGCTTTTAATTTGGTCACGATTCCTGATCCAGTGTATTGCGGGAGAATTTCGACGGGAACCGGTTGGCGTCTGGTGGAGGATTTCGTCATTGGGCCTGACGCGGCTCTTAAAGATGTCGTCGTTGTGCTAAAGGAGGTTTCAAAAGGCAAACCCTTTAAGGATGTTTCAACAAGGATTGAGGCCATTGACTGTGATTTTTTCCCGTTTGTGAATGTGGTGCGGGATCAATCGGAAATTACGGTTGTCAATATGGATCCCATCGAACATGATATCCAGGGGTATGAAACGGCTCGCACCCGCGGTGCGCGGGTCCTCTTTAACAGGCCGTTACCGATGAATCCCTTTCATAAAGCCGCAGGGTTCCTGGGGCATCAACATCTGGCCGGGGAGCCCATGGTGGAATCAATTCATCTCAGAAAAGGCCGCAATGTCTTTGTCATGCAATGCGGGTTTCATCCTTATATGTTCTCCTGGGGTTTGGTCGTGGATAACCCGTACTATGGCATCACGGGAGGGGATGGGAAATTTGCAATTGGTGATATCCCCTCTGGAGAATACACCCTTTCCGCCTGGCACCCTGGTGCCAATACCTTCATTGATCAATCTGTTACGGTATTAGCCAATCAGTCGGTCTCAGTTCAGTTAGTATTCGAGGCTCCCCAGGGGAGAAGAAGTGTCCATGAAATGGCCGAGAATCCACGATTCGGGTTGGAACTCCTCGGAGAAGAAGAAATTCATCCCTCGCTTCGTGTGCAAATACCATAAGCCGCTTCCTGATGATTTCCAGAAAATATTTCCTTATGCCTCATTCAATCTCTCTCCCCGAAGGAGTAAATTCAAAAAACGATTTCAGATCTCACCATTCTCTTTATGGCTTGTTCAAGCGGTAAATTTACATTCGTGAGTTGGAATATACTACGAACGGAATTGGCGGATTTTAATTCCCGGCCACGGATCCGTCTCATGCATACTCATATCGTCCCGGACATTTTATCGGGAATTGCCATAGCCTGTATTGCGCTGCTGATGGCGCTTAGGATGTCCTTTAGAAGGCGCACGCCATATTTAAACCGTCCCAAAAATGAGAAGACTGCACAGGCCTTTCACTGGTTCCCAGAACACCATGAGGTTGGGTGAGAGAATTCCGGAAATTCATGGCGTTCGAAATGTGTCCTGATTCTCATGGTGAGCGGGGCGTTGTGTATTTGGTGTGGGGAGGATGCAGGGTGAAGGAGTACTGTTTGAGAATACGGTAGGGTATTGGTCGCTCATCAGACTGCCCTTGAATTCGAGGTTGGTCCGAATCGTTGATTCACGCCCCGAATGATGTCACTCATTCGCTGTGTTGGTATTCGGTAAGAAGCTGATCAATGAGTGGGTTCTCCTTTATTGATATGTAGGGAGGGAACTCTCATTAGGACTCAGAATAGAAAAGTAATTGCACGCCGATTGTGATGACCAGGAGAGCCCAGAGGATTTTGCATCCAAATTTGACGCGGGAGGTCGTCTGCAACGCGGCCTGGGATCGGGGTATGAACTCGCCGACAAACCAGGCTAGCCCACCTGCTAAAGCCAATGTGCCCATGATGTTATGGTGAGTCTGAATGTCGTGGCCACCTGGATGGAGGCCATGCATGTGGCGAAACAACATAAAGCCACCGACCAGGGCAAAACTCGGCAGAAGTGATCGCCAGAACATGTGAGAAAATTTTCCAGCCCGAAGGAACCCTTCCACCAGGCCGACAGCCAGGGCCAGGATGCCGAATATTTTATGTTGCAGAATTTCAGGATCTTTTCCGGATAAGGTTTCGGCTAATGTCCATGAGCCAATGGGCCATGCCAAATGATCGCTCCAGATTAACAGGAAGATTCCTGATCCAATCAGTGAACCCGGCAAGAGCCAACGAACCCACATGAATGCCTGCCAGCCCAGTACTCTTTGCCATTCACTGAGACCCATCAGAATGACACCGACTCCAACGAACGCATGGTTGAATTCGCTATAGGCAATCCCTTCCGGGGAGCCTTCCCATTGTCCGACCTGCGGAGCAGCGTCCGGATGGTGGACGGTGTACTTGTGGTGAGTGTCTTCCTCCGAAATGTTGTGTGGTTCGGCCCAGGCGGAAGGTAGTCCAGGGTACAGCTTGTGGTTTATTGGTTCCCATAGGCCTTGAATTAGTAGTAACCCGAAAAAAACCCGATAGAGCCAGGTAAACAGGATAGTAGGAGGCATGATGCTCACGTGTTCCTCACTGAAGATTTTCCTTTGGTTATGGTTTTTCCAATGTAGGACGGTTGGAGAATTATGTTTTGCTGAAAATGGAAAATAGAATTCTGGCATTTCCCTAAATAGGACTGGTCATATCGTTTATCCAGAGTATGGACGGTTACCG encodes:
- a CDS encoding carboxypeptidase-like regulatory domain-containing protein, which encodes MRVLLPVLAIFLILGVGPSWAYQEIHVSNGGAISGTVTIEGGKPRPMAFNLVTIPDPVYCGRISTGTGWRLVEDFVIGPDAALKDVVVVLKEVSKGKPFKDVSTRIEAIDCDFFPFVNVVRDQSEITVVNMDPIEHDIQGYETARTRGARVLFNRPLPMNPFHKAAGFLGHQHLAGEPMVESIHLRKGRNVFVMQCGFHPYMFSWGLVVDNPYYGITGGDGKFAIGDIPSGEYTLSAWHPGANTFIDQSVTVLANQSVSVQLVFEAPQGRRSVHEMAENPRFGLELLGEEEIHPSLRVQIP
- a CDS encoding NADH-quinone oxidoreductase subunit B family protein; amino-acid sequence: MFEILKKSFKTGIVTDQYPPAPAGQKISVAPTAQKKAELFRKSLTIREVDTGSCNACEMEMNALANPVYDIERLGIHIAASPRHADALVVTGPVTVNMEGPLKDVYKTTPNPKLVIALGDCAINCGIFKGSYAVTGPVDQHIPVDVRIPGCPPRPAEIIEALTELRKGETTFTRWFRKFSGEP